A region of Clostridium acetobutylicum ATCC 824 DNA encodes the following proteins:
- a CDS encoding glycosyltransferase family 2 protein: MNEVKSILHVISRVFTNTVFIISMYYLCISFFGIIRKKDGKKFEPKKTFALVVAAHNEEAVISDMVVSLNKLDYPDDMYDIFVIADNCSDNTAEKAREKGAKVYERVNKEKRGKGYALEWMFSKLFKMDKKYDAVVIFDADNLASKNFLKEMNKKLCEGYKVVQGYLDSKNPRDSWITGSYSIAFWSTDRMFQLSRSNLGLSNQLGGTGCCFETEILRKLGWGATCLTEDLEFTCKLVLNGYKVGWAHDAVIYDEKPLTLVQSWHQRIRWMQGFSDVASRYFFKLLKSAIVNRSFAAFDCAIYSINPFMTILFSISMILGFVDTSLATIHNIPLAFDTAKIFDITPLKVFLFIAAVFQYVYTPFLLALDKKLDIKMIWYYVIIYPIYLITWLPITIIGILKKNNKDWNHTKHTRSVDISDLEKAN; this comes from the coding sequence GTGAATGAAGTAAAGTCTATACTACATGTAATTTCACGTGTCTTCACAAATACGGTTTTTATCATATCAATGTATTATCTATGTATATCATTCTTTGGTATTATACGAAAAAAGGATGGTAAAAAATTTGAGCCCAAAAAAACCTTTGCACTTGTTGTAGCTGCACATAATGAAGAAGCTGTAATAAGTGATATGGTTGTGAGTTTAAATAAATTGGATTATCCCGATGATATGTATGACATATTTGTAATTGCAGATAACTGTAGTGATAACACTGCTGAAAAGGCACGAGAAAAGGGAGCAAAGGTTTACGAAAGAGTGAACAAAGAAAAAAGAGGTAAAGGATATGCTCTAGAATGGATGTTCAGCAAACTGTTTAAAATGGATAAAAAATACGATGCAGTGGTAATATTTGATGCTGATAATTTAGCCTCTAAAAATTTTCTCAAAGAAATGAATAAAAAATTATGTGAAGGTTACAAGGTTGTTCAGGGATACTTAGACAGTAAAAATCCTAGAGATTCATGGATAACAGGAAGTTATTCAATAGCCTTCTGGTCTACTGATAGAATGTTTCAACTGTCTAGAAGTAATTTAGGCCTTTCAAATCAATTAGGAGGAACAGGCTGCTGCTTTGAAACTGAAATTTTAAGGAAATTAGGTTGGGGAGCAACTTGTCTTACAGAGGATTTGGAATTTACATGCAAGCTTGTTTTAAATGGTTATAAGGTAGGTTGGGCTCATGATGCGGTAATTTATGATGAAAAACCACTTACACTTGTTCAATCTTGGCATCAAAGAATAAGATGGATGCAGGGATTTTCAGATGTAGCCAGTAGATATTTTTTCAAGCTTTTAAAAAGCGCAATAGTCAATAGAAGCTTTGCTGCATTTGATTGTGCTATATACAGCATTAATCCGTTTATGACAATTTTATTTAGTATATCAATGATTCTAGGCTTTGTAGATACATCATTAGCAACTATACATAATATTCCACTTGCCTTTGATACTGCAAAAATTTTTGATATAACTCCATTAAAGGTATTTTTATTTATAGCAGCAGTATTTCAGTATGTGTACACACCATTTTTGTTAGCACTAGATAAAAAGCTAGACATTAAAATGATATGGTATTATGTTATAATTTATCCTATATACCTTATAACATGGCTTCCAATAACAATTATCGGTATTCTTAAGAAGAACAATAAGGATTGGAATCATACAAAGCACACAAGAAGTGTTGATATATCAGATTTGGAAAAAGCTAACTAA